The segment CAGCAGCGGAATGCCGCCAGTCGGAAACGGCATCGTTGTCGCGAAGAACTTCGGAATTCCCGGAATGAGATCTTCCGGCTGACGAATGTAGGGAACGATGGCCTCGGCTGGCTGACGCGTGCAGGCGGAGAGTCCCGCGAGAGCCATTGACGCTCCCGCCAATTTGAGGAAGTTGCGACGTGAAAGCCCATCCTCGGCGCGACTCAGCTCAGCGACGCCTGCGGGAAATTCGTTTTCGAGAAGCTCTTCAAAGCCAGGTTCATCGATCAGCTCTTCCAGACTTCGCCAATACTTCTTGCCTGTTGAGGCGGAGAGCCGCTCGCGTACCTGCTGGAGCGTTAGTTTGGTTTTGTGCGGGGTTGGCGAGGCCTTGATCTGCACCAACTCGGGGTGATTCTCCATGTCTGTCTCTAAATCAACTTCTCCATTTGCCAAACTGCGCCGCCCACTACCGCAGGCGGCTCCGTTTTATCTGTGGCAGGTTTCGCAACTTTGAATTTCGTTTGGAGTACGCACGTGATACTGCGCCACCAAGTATTTGCCCAACGACATCTGATCTTCGAATTTTTTCCAGTGCTGCATCGGCTGGCCGGTGAGCTGATAGTACGGGCCATCCAGGGAACAATTTCCCGTCCCATCTTCGCAGAACACCGGACTTGCCGTGCTCGGGCCCTTCCAACCCATATTGAAAATCGGGTCGCCTACCGGACGAATGTTCTTGGCCGGATTGCGATGGCAGTCGAGGCACCACTCCATCTGCAGACTTGCGTGCTGATAGGTGAGCGGCATCTCGTCGATTGGGCCATGGCATGAGGCGCAGCCGATTCCCTTATTAATGTGGATCTCGTGACTGAAATAAACGTAGTCGGGCAAATCGTGCAGCTTGGTCCACCAGATCGGAGTGCCGTTGCGGTAGCTGGCGCGCACAGGTTCGAGAATGTCGGCGTTGGTCCAGATCTCGGAGTGGCAATTCATGCACGTTTTAGTTGGCGGAATTCCTGCAAAATTGGAATTTTCCACAGAGGTGTGGCAGTAACGGCAGTCGAGTCCGAGGCCGGACACGTGGTGCTGATGGCTGAAAGGCACCGGCTGCTCGAGTCGCTCGCCCTCGCGTGTGACGTAAGGCGAACGCTGCAATTCATTCAGAGTAAGCGCCAGGCTGGTGACGACAAGCCCAAGAATGACGAGGCTCATGCGTGCAAGCCCGTTGGCACCTCGGTTAAAAACTTGTGGCATCGAAACGTGTCCTGACTTTTATGTAAGGGGCACGAGCCGCGCACATCGCGTCAGCTTTATAGGAGTGCACCGGTTGAACGTTTATGACAGCAGCAACAATCAGGAATAAAACGGAGAATTATAACAGGCGAAAATTTTCTGCAAAGCAATTGGCAAAATTTTTTGCAGAAAATTTTTTGCTGGCGAACCGGAAGAGGAAAGAAGAGGAGCGACTCTTGTGTTGTTGGGCGCTGAGTGAAATCGAGAATGTTGTATCGAGCCCCATCAACGTCGCCTAGCCGGCACTTTGCGGGTGGCACTATCTCTCATCGCTGTCTCCATCTGCTCGAGAGAAATAGCCCGACGACCTCCAGACCTCAACATGGCGCGCAACGCCGTTGCTGGAAGCTTCGGCAAGATAACCGCGCTACCATCAGGATGCA is part of the Terriglobales bacterium genome and harbors:
- a CDS encoding AbrB/MazE/SpoVT family DNA-binding domain-containing protein produces the protein MESVITAKGQVTIPKAIRDHLRLKPGDCVKFFVHPDGSAVILPKLPATALRAMLRSGGRRAISLEQMETAMRDSATRKVPARRR
- a CDS encoding cytochrome c3 family protein — its product is MPQVFNRGANGLARMSLVILGLVVTSLALTLNELQRSPYVTREGERLEQPVPFSHQHHVSGLGLDCRYCHTSVENSNFAGIPPTKTCMNCHSEIWTNADILEPVRASYRNGTPIWWTKLHDLPDYVYFSHEIHINKGIGCASCHGPIDEMPLTYQHASLQMEWCLDCHRNPAKNIRPVGDPIFNMGWKGPSTASPVFCEDGTGNCSLDGPYYQLTGQPMQHWKKFEDQMSLGKYLVAQYHVRTPNEIQSCETCHR
- a CDS encoding TAT-variant-translocated molybdopterin oxidoreductase, which translates into the protein MENHPELVQIKASPTPHKTKLTLQQVRERLSASTGKKYWRSLEELIDEPGFEELLENEFPAGVAELSRAEDGLSRRNFLKLAGASMALAGLSACTRQPAEAIVPYIRQPEDLIPGIPKFFATTMPFPTGGIPLLVKSNEFRPTKIEGNPQHPASNGATDVFAQASVLDLYDPDRSTSSSYRGEQRNWGDFSQAILAYKVRAAASGGASLRFLSETVISPTLASQIQA